The following are encoded together in the Actinomycetota bacterium genome:
- a CDS encoding FAD-binding oxidoreductase — translation MATTDPVHFDGNAAEELASILRGELVRSGDVNYEQHRKVWNGSIDRFPALIARCTGAADVIAAVRFARAHGLLVAVRGGGHSFPGYSVCDGGMVIDLSLMKAVRVDPVDRTVRAQAGVLLGELDHETQAFGLVVPAGFVSHTGLAGLTLGGGIGFTMRRFGLTIDNLLSVDLITADGELIRANEGENADLFWGVRGGGGNFGIVTEFEFRLHPLGPQVVAGPVFWPIDDAPNVLRFYRDWIADSPDDLMTLVIARRAPAIEGMPADLVGERVLAVVCCYAGSVEEGEKVVRPLKGFSSPVLDLCEPRPFVEHQQMYDASFESGWHYYFRSCDVAELNDDVIDIMVEHGRRIESPISSVGLWQLGGAVARVGEDGTAFNGRAAGHTFNINGNSQTAEGFDEEREWARGLWTALEPYHTSVYVNFMMDEGQERVRQAYGPAKYQRLTALKRQYDSDNFFRLNQNIPPG, via the coding sequence ATGGCGACCACGGATCCAGTCCACTTCGACGGGAATGCGGCCGAAGAGTTGGCGTCCATCCTTCGCGGAGAGCTGGTTCGCTCCGGCGATGTCAACTACGAACAGCACCGGAAGGTGTGGAACGGCTCGATCGACCGGTTCCCGGCGCTGATCGCCCGCTGCACCGGGGCGGCGGACGTGATTGCGGCCGTGCGCTTTGCCAGAGCGCACGGCCTTCTCGTGGCGGTTCGTGGCGGAGGCCACAGTTTCCCTGGCTACTCCGTATGCGACGGTGGCATGGTCATCGACCTTTCCCTGATGAAGGCGGTCCGGGTGGACCCTGTGGACCGAACGGTCCGAGCCCAGGCTGGCGTCCTCCTTGGGGAGCTCGACCACGAGACGCAAGCGTTCGGTCTCGTCGTTCCGGCAGGCTTTGTTTCGCATACCGGCCTGGCCGGGCTCACGCTGGGTGGGGGCATCGGGTTCACCATGCGGAGGTTCGGGCTCACCATCGACAACCTGCTCTCGGTGGATCTGATCACGGCCGATGGAGAACTTATCCGGGCAAACGAGGGGGAGAATGCTGACCTGTTCTGGGGGGTGCGGGGCGGTGGGGGGAACTTCGGGATCGTCACGGAGTTCGAGTTCCGGCTCCATCCGCTCGGGCCCCAGGTCGTGGCGGGCCCCGTGTTCTGGCCGATCGACGACGCACCGAACGTCTTGCGCTTCTACCGGGACTGGATCGCTGACTCACCCGACGACCTGATGACGCTGGTGATTGCACGAAGAGCGCCTGCGATCGAAGGCATGCCTGCCGATCTCGTCGGGGAGCGGGTGCTCGCCGTCGTGTGCTGCTACGCCGGCTCCGTCGAGGAAGGTGAGAAGGTGGTGCGGCCGCTCAAGGGGTTCAGCTCACCAGTCCTCGATCTGTGCGAGCCGAGGCCGTTCGTCGAGCACCAGCAGATGTACGACGCGAGCTTCGAGAGCGGGTGGCACTACTACTTCCGTTCCTGTGACGTGGCTGAGCTCAACGACGACGTCATCGACATCATGGTGGAGCACGGCCGGCGGATTGAATCTCCGATCAGCAGCGTGGGGCTTTGGCAGCTCGGCGGGGCGGTGGCGCGGGTCGGCGAAGACGGGACCGCGTTCAACGGCCGTGCCGCGGGCCACACGTTCAACATCAACGGGAACAGCCAGACGGCCGAGGGATTCGATGAGGAGCGGGAGTGGGCCCGCGGCCTCTGGACGGCCTTGGAGCCCTACCACACCAGCGTCTATGTGAACTTCATGATGGACGAGGGTCAGGAACGGGTCCGGCAGGCATACGGCCCAGCGAAGTACCAGCGCTTAACTGCACTGAAGCGGCAGTACGATTCCGACAACTTCTTCCGACTGAACCAGAACATCCCGCCCGGCTAA
- a CDS encoding DUF1801 domain-containing protein — MGKSRKPSTSKKPPVAADTHADIDDWVRRVMPDLHPIVKQLDDSIRETIPRLQYAVKWKKAYYGLPELGWIIEMVAYDVSVNVVFFGGAAFNPPPPLGTTERTRYVKLTTLEEAQGPEMHKWIEQAGRVPGWK; from the coding sequence ATGGGGAAGTCACGCAAGCCAAGTACGAGCAAGAAGCCGCCGGTGGCAGCGGACACCCACGCCGATATCGACGATTGGGTCCGGCGCGTGATGCCGGACCTGCATCCCATCGTCAAGCAGCTCGACGACTCGATCCGCGAGACGATTCCGCGGCTTCAATATGCCGTCAAATGGAAGAAGGCGTACTACGGGTTGCCCGAGCTCGGATGGATCATCGAGATGGTCGCCTACGACGTCTCCGTGAATGTCGTCTTCTTCGGCGGCGCGGCATTCAACCCTCCGCCACCGCTCGGGACCACGGAACGGACCCGCTACGTCAAGCTCACGACCCTTGAGGAAGCGCAGGGACCGGAGATGCACAAGTGGATCGAGCAAGCGGGGCGCGTGCCGGGTTGGAAGTAG
- a CDS encoding helix-turn-helix transcriptional regulator: protein MNSDNVISVRELREARGWSLRKTALLVGLSPSELSRVEVGERGLSGAARMRMISAFDLKATDVRRIAELDPFTAASPGSAERSYFQPGTRPACSIHLCISGPCASSRVVSLT, encoded by the coding sequence ATGAACAGCGACAACGTGATCTCGGTTCGGGAGCTTCGGGAGGCCCGAGGCTGGAGTCTGCGCAAGACCGCGCTGCTGGTCGGCCTCAGCCCGAGTGAACTGTCCCGGGTCGAGGTCGGTGAACGGGGCCTGTCGGGTGCGGCCCGCATGCGGATGATCTCTGCCTTCGACCTGAAGGCCACAGACGTGCGTCGCATCGCCGAGCTGGACCCGTTCACGGCGGCGTCGCCAGGGTCGGCCGAGCGGAGCTACTTCCAACCCGGCACGCGCCCCGCTTGCTCGATCCACTTGTGCATCTCCGGTCCCTGCGCTTCCTCAAGGGTCGTGAGCTTGACGTAG
- a CDS encoding type 1 glutamine amidotransferase domain-containing protein translates to MSGRLDGKRVVVLLAEGFEDLEFHVPLMRLQEEGAEVTVAGVSTDEVAGKHGLLASAETTVDAIDGSTYDAVVVPGGWAPDKLRRYDSVKDLVRSAHERGAVVGMICHAGWVGISAGIVKGVRATGSIGIKDDLENAGATWVEEPAFRDGNIVWGRVVEDIPDFCRELVAAIEAG, encoded by the coding sequence ATGAGCGGACGGTTGGACGGCAAGCGAGTGGTCGTGTTGTTGGCGGAAGGCTTCGAAGATCTGGAGTTCCACGTGCCCCTGATGCGGCTGCAGGAGGAAGGCGCCGAGGTCACGGTCGCGGGCGTCTCGACCGACGAGGTCGCCGGTAAGCACGGCTTGCTCGCATCGGCCGAGACGACGGTCGACGCGATCGACGGCTCGACCTACGACGCGGTCGTGGTGCCCGGAGGATGGGCGCCCGACAAGCTGCGCCGATACGACTCGGTGAAGGACCTCGTGCGGAGCGCGCACGAGCGCGGCGCGGTCGTCGGCATGATCTGCCACGCCGGGTGGGTGGGCATCTCGGCAGGCATCGTGAAGGGGGTGCGCGCGACGGGCTCGATCGGCATCAAGGACGACCTCGAGAACGCCGGCGCGACGTGGGTCGAGGAGCCCGCGTTCCGTGACGGGAACATCGTCTGGGGCCGGGTCGTCGAGGACATCCCCGACTTCTGCCGCGAGCTGGTCGCCGCGATCGAGGCAGGCTGA
- the hemE gene encoding uroporphyrinogen decarboxylase codes for MSSAPFRDRFLRACRLQSVDRTPVWFMRQAGRYLPEYRELRGDRDILETCKDPAQVVEITLQPLRRMDVDAAIVFSDIMVPLAGVGIDVRIEPGRGPVVDTPVRSVADVDRLRPLQPVQDVPEALEAIRLLREELSVPLIGFAGAPFTLASYLIEGGTSRTHERTKAVMHGDHVAWDALMRALVAIVVPHLRAQVEAGAQALQVFDSWVGALDRDDYRRRVQPHMSSIFSGLADLGVPVIHFGVGTGELLGEMAVSGGQVIGVDWRVPLDEAWDRVGHDRAVQGNLDPAVLGAPWEVVERKTLEVLRRAGGRDGHVFNLGHGVLPDTPPDTLARLTDFVHTESERKPT; via the coding sequence ATGAGCTCGGCCCCCTTCCGCGACCGATTCCTGCGCGCCTGCCGACTGCAGAGCGTCGACCGCACTCCGGTGTGGTTCATGCGCCAGGCGGGTCGCTACCTGCCGGAGTATCGGGAGCTGCGCGGGGACCGCGACATCCTCGAGACCTGCAAGGACCCGGCACAGGTCGTCGAGATCACGCTGCAGCCGCTGCGGCGCATGGACGTCGACGCCGCGATCGTCTTCAGCGACATCATGGTGCCGCTCGCGGGTGTCGGCATCGACGTGCGCATCGAGCCCGGACGAGGACCGGTGGTCGACACGCCCGTCCGCTCGGTCGCCGACGTCGATCGGCTCCGTCCGCTCCAACCCGTTCAGGACGTGCCCGAGGCCCTCGAAGCGATCCGGCTCCTGCGCGAGGAGCTCTCGGTGCCGCTGATCGGGTTCGCTGGCGCGCCGTTCACGCTCGCGAGCTACTTGATCGAGGGCGGCACCAGCCGCACCCACGAGCGAACGAAGGCAGTGATGCACGGCGACCACGTCGCGTGGGACGCCCTGATGCGCGCCCTCGTCGCGATCGTCGTGCCCCATCTGCGGGCGCAGGTGGAGGCCGGTGCCCAGGCGCTGCAGGTCTTCGACTCGTGGGTCGGCGCGCTCGACCGCGACGACTACCGACGCCGGGTGCAGCCGCACATGTCGAGCATCTTCTCCGGGCTCGCCGATCTGGGCGTGCCGGTGATCCACTTCGGCGTCGGCACCGGTGAGCTGCTCGGTGAGATGGCGGTCTCGGGCGGGCAGGTGATCGGCGTCGACTGGCGCGTGCCGCTCGACGAAGCATGGGACCGGGTCGGCCACGACCGGGCCGTGCAGGGCAACCTTGACCCGGCGGTGCTCGGCGCGCCGTGGGAGGTCGTCGAGCGCAAGACCCTCGAGGTGCTGCGCCGGGCCGGTGGCCGCGACGGCCACGTCTTCAACCTCGGGCACGGGGTGCTTCCCGACACCCCGCCCGACACGCTCGCGCGCCTCACCGACTTCGTCCACACGGAAAGCGAAAGGAAGCCCACGTGA
- the hemH gene encoding ferrochelatase, which yields MIDAPPIGVLVMAYGTAAGPDDIERYYTDIRGGRPPTPEHLQELKDRYEAIGNVFPLGETTDAQAQGIVERLNADAGGNTYRAYLGMKHSPPFIPDGVDRMRTDGIERGIGIVMAPHWSGMSVETYVERVQQAVEDHGETPRFTFVRSYHDHPAFIAFLTDRVREGLEGLSDDVREGTAVIFSAHSLPVRTLDDGSQRCKYCDCDDSCRYRDGLQETADLVAVRLGLEHTLIAWQSAGRTADPWWGPPVEDVIQQLAMQGHPAVLVCSAGFVADHLEVLYDLDIEAKQIAEEAGIVFARTRMPNADPEYLDVLAQVVRDHVAQVPVG from the coding sequence GTGATCGACGCACCACCGATCGGTGTGCTCGTCATGGCCTACGGCACCGCCGCCGGCCCCGACGACATCGAGCGCTACTACACCGACATCCGGGGCGGCCGTCCGCCGACACCCGAGCACCTGCAGGAGCTGAAGGATCGCTACGAGGCGATCGGGAACGTGTTCCCGCTCGGGGAGACGACCGATGCGCAGGCGCAAGGCATCGTCGAACGGCTGAACGCCGACGCCGGCGGCAACACGTACCGGGCGTACCTGGGCATGAAGCACTCCCCGCCGTTCATCCCCGACGGCGTCGATCGCATGCGCACCGACGGCATCGAGCGCGGGATCGGCATCGTGATGGCCCCGCACTGGTCGGGGATGTCGGTGGAGACCTACGTCGAGCGGGTGCAGCAGGCCGTCGAGGACCACGGGGAGACCCCCAGGTTCACGTTCGTCCGCAGCTACCACGACCACCCGGCGTTCATCGCCTTCCTGACCGATCGTGTGCGTGAGGGGCTCGAGGGACTCTCCGACGACGTGCGCGAGGGAACCGCCGTGATCTTCAGCGCGCACTCGCTGCCGGTGCGCACGCTCGACGACGGATCGCAGCGCTGCAAGTACTGCGACTGCGACGATTCGTGCCGATATCGCGATGGCCTGCAGGAGACCGCCGATCTCGTGGCGGTGCGGCTCGGACTCGAGCACACCCTGATCGCCTGGCAGAGCGCGGGTCGCACGGCCGACCCCTGGTGGGGCCCGCCCGTCGAGGACGTGATCCAGCAGCTCGCGATGCAGGGGCATCCAGCGGTGCTCGTCTGCAGCGCGGGGTTCGTCGCCGATCACCTCGAGGTGCTCTACGACCTGGACATCGAAGCCAAGCAGATCGCCGAGGAAGCCGGGATCGTGTTCGCGCGTACGCGCATGCCCAACGCCGATCCCGAGTATCTCGACGTGCTGGCGCAGGTGGTGCGCGACCATGTGGCGCAGGTGCCGGTGGGGTGA
- the hemG gene encoding protoporphyrinogen oxidase, whose translation MSAAGVRRVAIVGGGVSGLTVAYRLVQADPSIDVTILEAGTRLGGKLGSVEVAGLRLPTGADSFLARKPWAVELCRDLGIDLEAPGASGAYLWTDTGLVPLPKDAPFGIPGDVGDLFRWPGLSAAGKLRAAQDLVRKARTGDDDESLGSLLRRRFGDEATDLALGPLLAGLHAGDVDRLSVRATFPDLVTWERAQGSLFRGSQATSKLARRSQLGPMFVRPRGGVQRLTDELAGRLDGRIRTSAAVTSVESGAVVLGGSDTLAADVIVLATPAHEASRLIVDAAPAVAADLAGIACASTGVVLMVYAEDTQPGLPDGTGFVVPRGKAPMTAATWLSSKWPSEAFGSRAVVRCYVGAVGEEDVLDADDADIVEACARHLAAAVRLPDMPEQATVVRWPASMPQYEVGHLDRVARIRENLPPGIVVVGQPYDGVGVPDCVRAADEVAERLIAANEHSPSDHEETVP comes from the coding sequence GTGAGCGCGGCGGGCGTGCGGCGGGTCGCGATCGTCGGCGGCGGGGTCTCGGGCCTCACCGTCGCGTACCGCCTCGTGCAGGCCGATCCGTCGATCGACGTCACGATCCTCGAGGCGGGCACGCGTCTCGGCGGCAAGCTCGGGAGCGTGGAGGTCGCCGGTCTCAGACTCCCGACCGGCGCCGACTCGTTCCTCGCGCGCAAGCCGTGGGCGGTCGAGCTGTGCAGGGACCTCGGCATCGACCTGGAGGCGCCGGGTGCGAGCGGCGCCTACCTGTGGACCGACACGGGCCTCGTGCCGCTGCCGAAGGACGCGCCCTTCGGGATCCCGGGCGACGTCGGCGACCTCTTCCGATGGCCGGGCCTGTCAGCAGCCGGGAAGCTCCGCGCCGCCCAGGATCTCGTTCGGAAGGCTCGCACGGGCGACGACGACGAATCGCTCGGCTCGCTCCTGCGGCGGCGGTTCGGCGACGAGGCCACCGACCTCGCGCTCGGCCCGCTGCTCGCCGGACTCCACGCGGGCGACGTCGACCGACTGAGCGTGCGGGCCACGTTCCCCGACCTGGTGACGTGGGAGCGGGCGCAGGGGAGCCTGTTCCGCGGTTCGCAGGCGACGTCGAAGCTCGCGCGGCGGTCGCAGCTCGGCCCGATGTTCGTGCGACCGCGAGGTGGCGTGCAGCGGCTGACGGACGAGCTCGCGGGGCGCCTGGACGGACGGATCCGCACGAGCGCCGCGGTGACCTCCGTCGAGAGCGGGGCGGTCGTGCTCGGTGGGAGCGACACGCTCGCTGCCGACGTGATCGTGCTCGCCACCCCGGCCCATGAGGCGTCGAGGCTCATCGTCGATGCGGCGCCCGCCGTTGCCGCGGATCTCGCCGGTATCGCCTGCGCCTCGACCGGCGTGGTCTTGATGGTCTATGCCGAGGACACGCAGCCGGGGCTGCCCGACGGCACCGGCTTCGTCGTGCCCAGAGGGAAGGCCCCCATGACCGCCGCGACGTGGCTCAGCAGCAAGTGGCCGAGTGAGGCCTTCGGCTCCCGGGCGGTCGTGCGGTGCTACGTGGGCGCGGTCGGGGAGGAGGACGTGCTCGATGCCGACGACGCCGACATCGTGGAGGCGTGTGCGCGGCACCTCGCGGCCGCCGTGCGGCTCCCCGACATGCCCGAGCAGGCCACGGTCGTGCGATGGCCGGCGTCGATGCCGCAGTACGAGGTGGGGCACCTCGACCGCGTGGCCCGCATCCGGGAGAACCTCCCTCCGGGTATCGTCGTCGTGGGCCAGCCCTACGACGGCGTGGGCGTGCCGGACTGCGTGCGTGCCGCCGACGAGGTGGCCGAGCGCCTGATCGCCGCGAACGAGCACTCGCCGAGCGACCACGAGGAGACGGTGCCATGA
- the hemQ gene encoding hydrogen peroxide-dependent heme synthase, with product MTEEPTTIYTLYPVFRATSAFRERLADADDLRDAVQEIENLYKAWDGRVDVRGTYSTVGFRADADLMLWIVGHTPQDVQRFLVEFRRTRAGGLMHLSWTFMGVVKPAEFTPDHQPAFVKGVPPETFLCVYPFVRTPEWYLLPREERGELLREHGVVGREYPQVLANTTSGFGLGDWEWILAFEAERADHLVDVIRELRNTRARLYTKVEIPFVTGIRKPVAEALDDLV from the coding sequence ATGACCGAGGAGCCGACCACGATCTACACGCTGTACCCGGTGTTCAGGGCGACGTCCGCCTTCCGGGAGCGGCTCGCCGATGCCGACGACCTGCGCGACGCCGTCCAGGAGATCGAGAACCTCTACAAGGCGTGGGACGGCCGCGTCGACGTGCGGGGCACCTACTCCACGGTCGGGTTCCGGGCCGACGCCGACCTGATGCTGTGGATCGTCGGCCACACGCCGCAGGACGTGCAGCGGTTCCTCGTCGAGTTTCGGCGCACGCGCGCCGGCGGCCTGATGCACCTGTCGTGGACGTTCATGGGTGTCGTGAAGCCGGCCGAGTTCACGCCCGACCACCAGCCCGCGTTCGTGAAGGGTGTGCCGCCCGAGACGTTCCTCTGCGTCTACCCGTTCGTGCGCACGCCGGAGTGGTACCTGCTGCCGCGCGAGGAGCGAGGTGAGCTGCTGCGTGAACACGGCGTCGTGGGCCGCGAGTACCCACAGGTGCTCGCCAACACCACGAGCGGGTTCGGCCTCGGCGACTGGGAGTGGATCCTCGCGTTCGAGGCCGAGCGGGCGGATCATCTCGTCGATGTGATCCGCGAGCTGCGCAACACCAGGGCCCGTCTCTACACGAAGGTCGAGATCCCGTTCGTCACGGGCATCCGCAAGCCCGTCGCGGAAGCGCTCGACGACCTCGTCTGA
- the ppk2 gene encoding polyphosphate kinase 2 — protein MSEAMEREGSGRAKFPSKVYERELFRLQEELVKMEQWVSDTKARVVAIFEGRDAAGKGGAIKRITEHTNPRITRHVALPKPSDRERSQWYFQRYIEELPAAGEIVLFDRSWYNRAGVERVLGFCTQGEYYRFLRQTPIFERLLVEDGIILIKYWFSVSDEEQERRFAKRIDDPLRRWKLSETDLSSRTKWVDYSRAKDEMFVHTDIPEAPWHVVDADNKKKARLNCISHLLSMVPYEPRPVPEIVMPPRQRDEGYVRPPREMYTYVPDHADEVLDEWKQRQ, from the coding sequence ATGTCCGAGGCGATGGAACGCGAAGGCTCTGGCAGGGCGAAGTTCCCCAGCAAGGTATACGAGCGTGAGCTCTTCCGGCTGCAGGAGGAGCTCGTGAAGATGGAGCAGTGGGTCTCCGACACGAAGGCTCGGGTCGTTGCGATCTTCGAAGGGCGCGACGCGGCGGGCAAGGGCGGAGCGATCAAGCGCATCACCGAGCACACGAACCCGCGCATCACCCGCCACGTGGCGCTGCCCAAGCCCTCGGACCGCGAGCGCTCCCAGTGGTACTTCCAGCGCTACATCGAGGAGCTCCCTGCGGCGGGCGAGATCGTGCTCTTCGACCGCAGCTGGTACAACCGCGCGGGCGTGGAACGGGTGCTCGGGTTCTGCACCCAGGGCGAGTACTACCGCTTCCTGCGGCAGACGCCCATCTTCGAGCGGCTGCTCGTCGAGGACGGCATCATCCTGATCAAGTACTGGTTCTCGGTGAGCGACGAGGAGCAAGAACGCCGGTTCGCCAAACGCATCGACGACCCGCTCCGCCGCTGGAAGCTCAGCGAGACCGACCTGTCCTCGCGCACGAAGTGGGTCGACTACTCACGCGCCAAGGACGAGATGTTCGTGCACACCGACATCCCCGAGGCGCCCTGGCACGTGGTCGACGCCGACAACAAGAAGAAGGCGCGACTGAACTGCATCTCGCACCTGCTCTCGATGGTCCCCTACGAGCCGAGGCCCGTCCCCGAGATCGTGATGCCGCCACGCCAACGAGACGAGGGCTACGTGCGGCCGCCGCGCGAGATGTACACCTACGTGCCCGACCACGCCGACGAGGTGCTCGACGAGTGGAAGCAGCGGCAGTAG
- a CDS encoding hemolysin III family protein gives MPPSNTDPDVLADKAALRAIPIHERPKPRMRGRLHQGAFIVSIPAGLLLVLLAPDARARIATAIYAVTLTGLFGVSAAYHLGDWSEAAYARMRRLDHSMIFVLIAGTYTPYCLLVLQGTLATVVLVAVWAGAAVGVATKFYRVDLHVLSGFMYIGLGWLVVISLPALLRGLDTAETVLVVAGGLLYSVGALALATNKPNPWPRTFGYHEVWHTATIAAAACQYLSILLVVTGLRG, from the coding sequence ATGCCGCCCTCGAACACCGACCCCGACGTGCTCGCCGACAAGGCGGCCCTGCGGGCGATCCCGATCCACGAGCGACCGAAGCCTCGCATGCGCGGCCGGCTGCACCAGGGGGCGTTCATCGTGTCGATCCCGGCCGGGTTGCTGCTCGTCCTGCTCGCACCCGACGCGCGCGCTCGTATCGCGACGGCGATCTACGCCGTCACGCTCACCGGCCTCTTCGGCGTGAGCGCGGCCTACCACCTCGGCGACTGGTCGGAGGCCGCGTACGCGCGCATGCGTCGGCTCGATCACTCGATGATCTTCGTGCTGATCGCGGGAACGTACACGCCGTACTGCCTGCTGGTGTTGCAGGGCACGCTCGCGACCGTGGTGCTGGTCGCGGTGTGGGCCGGGGCGGCCGTCGGCGTCGCGACGAAGTTCTACAGGGTCGACCTGCACGTGCTCTCGGGGTTCATGTACATCGGTCTCGGATGGCTGGTGGTGATCAGCCTGCCCGCGCTGCTGCGCGGGCTCGACACCGCCGAGACCGTGCTCGTCGTCGCCGGAGGCCTGCTGTACTCAGTCGGTGCCTTGGCGCTGGCCACGAACAAGCCGAACCCGTGGCCGCGCACCTTCGGCTACCACGAGGTCTGGCACACGGCGACGATCGCCGCGGCGGCGTGTCAGTACCTGTCGATCCTGCTGGTGGTGACCGGCCTTCGCGGTTAG
- a CDS encoding HAD-IA family hydrolase, producing the protein MTYDAVLLDLYDTLVWSDWHSWQGRLADRLGVTLEAMGQAFSRTRPARSVGAYPDTEAELIAVLEAADVSFTPELIAEILTLEDRMGASVRLYDDSLEVVRALRARGVPTALVSNCSHNTRPIVARLGLEAEFDAVILSFEVGVMKPDPEIYREALARVGAPDPARSVFVDDQVRYCDGAAAIGLQTFLILRPEEALEGRPFDLNGHRPIETLEPLLDPGA; encoded by the coding sequence GTGACCTACGATGCGGTGCTGCTCGACCTTTACGACACGCTCGTCTGGAGCGACTGGCACTCGTGGCAGGGCCGGCTCGCCGACCGCCTCGGCGTCACCCTCGAGGCGATGGGGCAGGCGTTCAGTCGTACCCGCCCGGCCCGCAGCGTCGGTGCGTACCCCGATACCGAGGCCGAGCTCATCGCGGTGCTCGAGGCCGCCGACGTCTCGTTCACCCCGGAGCTGATCGCCGAGATCCTCACGTTGGAAGACCGCATGGGCGCCTCGGTGCGGCTGTACGACGATTCCCTCGAGGTCGTGCGGGCGTTGCGCGCCCGGGGGGTGCCGACGGCGCTCGTGAGCAACTGCTCCCACAACACCCGCCCGATCGTCGCGCGGCTCGGGCTCGAAGCCGAGTTCGACGCCGTGATCTTGTCGTTCGAGGTCGGAGTCATGAAGCCCGATCCCGAGATCTACCGCGAGGCCCTCGCACGCGTGGGCGCCCCGGACCCCGCGCGCTCGGTCTTCGTCGACGACCAGGTCCGCTACTGCGACGGCGCCGCCGCGATCGGCCTGCAGACGTTCCTGATCCTGCGGCCGGAGGAGGCGCTGGAAGGCCGCCCGTTCGACCTCAACGGCCACCGGCCGATCGAGACGCTCGAACCGCTGCTCGACCCGGGTGCCTAA